A region of Streptomyces sp. NBC_01750 DNA encodes the following proteins:
- a CDS encoding chaplin gives MKTAKKAALVLATAGLAAGAASGSAFADAGADGATAESPGVVSGNQAQVPVHVPVNVSGNTANVIGLLNTASGNVASNG, from the coding sequence ATGAAGACTGCCAAGAAGGCCGCCCTGGTGCTGGCCACCGCTGGTCTCGCCGCCGGTGCCGCCTCCGGATCCGCGTTCGCCGATGCCGGTGCGGACGGCGCCACCGCCGAATCGCCGGGCGTCGTCTCCGGCAACCAGGCCCAGGTTCCGGTGCACGTCCCGGTGAACGTCTCGGGCAACACCGCCAACGTGATCGGCCTCCTCAACACGGCCTCCGGCAACGTCGCCTCCAACGGCTGA
- a CDS encoding glycosyltransferase, whose translation MPQRSWTEKNQLTVFHLVQPVDGGVARVVTDLVRAQVAEGFLTVLACPPGGTLASDAAASGARVHTWSAEGAPGLPLVREVLAAASLIRRSSPHLVHAHSAKAGLAARLAVRGRVPTVFQPHVWSFDALEGRAAGLALKWERYGTRWATRTLCVSETERSAGEQAGIAARWAVIRNGVDLSHFSPDDTLSGAYARAALPQLDHIPAAAPLVVCVGRLCRQKGQDILLRAWPQVSAAVTDAHLVLVGDGPDREALTRLAPPGVVFAGECRDTRPWFRAADVAVLPSRWEGMALAPLEAMACGLPVVLADVSGARESLPPGHEAFGLVPPQNPPALAAALITLLARPELRQSVGRQARTHARATHDVRDTAAAVSRLYRELLHHLPPRQELLGSARHTTRRRTRR comes from the coding sequence GTGCCGCAGAGAAGTTGGACTGAGAAGAACCAACTGACGGTTTTTCACCTGGTTCAGCCGGTGGACGGGGGAGTCGCGCGTGTCGTCACCGACCTCGTCAGGGCGCAGGTCGCCGAAGGCTTTCTCACTGTCCTGGCCTGCCCTCCCGGCGGGACGCTCGCGTCGGACGCCGCGGCGTCCGGAGCCCGGGTGCACACCTGGTCCGCCGAAGGCGCCCCGGGCCTCCCGCTGGTCAGGGAAGTCCTGGCCGCAGCCAGCCTCATCCGCCGCAGCAGCCCCCATCTCGTGCACGCGCACAGCGCCAAGGCCGGGCTCGCCGCCCGGCTCGCCGTACGCGGACGTGTGCCGACCGTCTTCCAGCCGCATGTCTGGTCCTTCGACGCGCTGGAAGGGCGCGCCGCCGGACTGGCGCTGAAGTGGGAGCGGTACGGGACCCGTTGGGCCACCCGGACCCTGTGCGTCAGCGAGACCGAGCGAAGTGCCGGGGAGCAGGCCGGAATCGCCGCCCGCTGGGCCGTCATCCGCAACGGCGTCGACCTGAGCCACTTCAGTCCCGACGACACGCTGAGCGGCGCGTACGCGCGGGCCGCTCTGCCGCAGCTGGACCACATCCCGGCCGCCGCGCCCCTGGTGGTCTGCGTCGGCCGGCTCTGCCGGCAGAAGGGCCAGGACATTCTGCTGCGAGCCTGGCCGCAGGTGAGCGCGGCCGTGACCGATGCCCATCTGGTGCTGGTCGGGGACGGGCCCGACCGCGAGGCGCTGACCCGGCTCGCCCCGCCGGGCGTGGTGTTCGCCGGGGAGTGCCGGGACACCAGGCCATGGTTCCGGGCGGCGGACGTGGCCGTGCTCCCCTCTCGCTGGGAGGGCATGGCGCTCGCCCCGCTGGAGGCGATGGCCTGCGGCCTGCCGGTCGTGTTGGCCGACGTCAGCGGGGCCAGAGAGAGTCTGCCGCCAGGCCACGAAGCTTTCGGACTCGTGCCGCCCCAAAACCCGCCCGCCCTCGCGGCGGCGCTCATCACGCTGCTCGCCAGGCCGGAACTACGGCAATCCGTCGGCCGCCAGGCCCGGACCCACGCACGGGCGACACACGACGTGCGGGACACCGCCGCGGCAGTCTCCCGCCTTTACCGGGAACTGCTGCACCACCTGCCTCCGCGTCAGGAACTGCTGGGCTCGGCCCGACACACGACGAGGAGGCGCACCCGGCGATGA
- a CDS encoding GNAT family N-acetyltransferase, whose protein sequence is MAGERTVISVRLCSDPRDFAGLRPEWEALQRRCATATPFQSHAWLLSWWLSYGSGGLLRVVLVRRGGRLIAAAPLMLVHRPLPLLVPMGGPISDFGDILVDDEHTEIAVTALERGLYRAARHAVIELREVRPGAAAERLYEAWTGARRQLTDSVCLELPAAPVEELVKRLPAGRALRLQAELREIDALKIENYAVPEHEVPAAVDHLLRLHELQWRGRGVAVEHLKPRFAEHLVRATQRMVRDGEASLTEFRLDGEVVAANVALQSGYLTGGYLHGAHPGLREKNVDVATMLLRHDAELAARTGRRVLSLLRGDEAYQSHWRPRAVINQRLLLARSGLEPALRLRAAQADRRESGAGVVKTRLRGARGWRARLNDWRAA, encoded by the coding sequence ATGGCCGGGGAGCGAACGGTCATCTCCGTCAGGCTGTGCAGCGATCCCCGCGACTTCGCCGGACTCCGGCCGGAGTGGGAGGCGCTGCAGCGCCGGTGCGCCACGGCCACGCCCTTCCAGAGCCACGCCTGGCTCCTCTCCTGGTGGCTCTCGTACGGGAGTGGCGGCCTGCTCCGTGTCGTCCTCGTACGCCGTGGCGGACGTCTCATCGCGGCCGCGCCCCTGATGCTCGTACACCGTCCGCTGCCGCTGCTCGTGCCGATGGGAGGCCCTATCTCCGACTTCGGCGACATCCTCGTCGACGACGAGCACACGGAGATCGCGGTCACGGCGCTGGAGCGGGGGCTGTACCGCGCCGCCCGGCACGCGGTGATCGAGCTGCGCGAGGTACGGCCGGGGGCGGCGGCCGAGCGGCTGTACGAGGCGTGGACGGGTGCGCGACGGCAGCTCACGGACTCGGTCTGTCTGGAACTCCCCGCCGCTCCGGTCGAGGAGCTCGTCAAGCGGCTGCCGGCCGGCCGGGCGCTGCGCCTTCAGGCCGAGCTGCGCGAGATCGACGCGCTGAAGATCGAGAACTACGCGGTGCCCGAGCACGAGGTGCCCGCGGCCGTCGACCATCTGCTGCGGCTGCACGAACTCCAGTGGCGGGGACGGGGGGTGGCCGTGGAACACCTCAAGCCGCGCTTCGCGGAGCATCTGGTGCGGGCGACGCAGCGAATGGTGCGGGACGGCGAGGCCTCGCTGACCGAGTTCCGGCTGGACGGCGAGGTGGTGGCGGCCAATGTGGCGCTGCAGTCGGGGTATCTGACGGGCGGCTATCTGCACGGCGCCCACCCGGGGCTGCGGGAGAAGAATGTCGATGTGGCGACAATGCTGCTGCGGCACGACGCGGAGCTCGCCGCGCGCACGGGCCGGCGGGTTCTGAGCCTGCTGCGGGGGGACGAGGCGTACCAGAGTCATTGGCGTCCGCGGGCCGTCATCAACCAGCGGCTGCTGCTGGCCAGGTCCGGTCTGGAGCCCGCTCTCCGGCTGCGCGCCGCGCAGGCGGACCGGCGCGAGAGCGGGGCGGGGGTCGTGAAGACACGGCTCCGCGGCGCGCGCGGATGGCGTGCGCGCCTGAACGACTGGCGGGCGGCCTAG
- a CDS encoding S1 family peptidase, producing the protein MNKPLVGALLALALLGAGAAPAIAVTAADAAPAANSAAPQADVKAVDFAGTVALSNCSGSVVRMPASEPDDPALVLSNGHCIESGFPAAGEVIVDQPSSRTFGLLNSAGSRVATLRASKIAYATMTDTDISLYQLTRTYAQIQSSYGIKALEINAAHPVQGTAIKVVSGYWKRIYSCNIDGFAYRLKEGEWTWKDSVRYTSSCKTIGGTSGSPVVDNATGKVVAVNNTGNEDGQRCTDNNPCEVDENGNVTVREGINYGQETYGIVPCVGLDNKIDLGRPGCALPKP; encoded by the coding sequence ATGAACAAGCCTCTCGTCGGCGCGCTCCTCGCCCTGGCACTCCTCGGGGCGGGCGCGGCACCCGCGATCGCGGTCACCGCCGCCGACGCGGCACCGGCCGCCAACTCCGCCGCACCCCAGGCCGACGTCAAAGCAGTCGACTTCGCCGGGACGGTGGCGCTCAGCAACTGTTCCGGATCGGTGGTGCGGATGCCCGCATCGGAGCCCGACGACCCCGCCCTCGTACTCTCCAACGGGCACTGCATCGAGAGCGGCTTCCCGGCCGCCGGCGAGGTCATCGTCGATCAGCCGTCGAGCCGTACTTTCGGCCTTCTCAACTCCGCGGGCAGCAGGGTCGCCACACTGCGCGCCAGCAAGATCGCATACGCGACGATGACGGACACCGACATCTCGCTGTACCAACTCACGCGCACCTACGCCCAGATACAGAGCAGCTACGGCATCAAGGCGCTCGAGATCAACGCCGCGCACCCGGTGCAGGGCACCGCAATCAAGGTCGTATCCGGGTACTGGAAGCGGATCTACAGCTGCAACATCGACGGCTTCGCTTACCGCCTCAAGGAAGGTGAGTGGACCTGGAAGGACTCGGTCCGCTACACCTCCAGCTGCAAGACCATCGGCGGTACGTCCGGCTCGCCCGTCGTCGACAACGCCACCGGCAAGGTCGTCGCGGTGAACAACACCGGCAATGAGGACGGTCAGCGCTGCACCGACAACAACCCGTGCGAGGTGGACGAGAACGGGAACGTGACAGTGCGCGAAGGCATCAACTACGGACAGGAGACCTACGGGATCGTGCCGTGCGTCGGCCTCGACAACAAGATCGATCTGGGGCGGCCGGGCTGCGCGCTGCCGAAGCCGTAA